Part of the Gallalistipes aquisgranensis genome, AAGCTGTGGAATCGCTTCCCGAACAGTGCAGAAAAATATTCCTACTGAACCGGCAGAACGGGCTTTCCTACCTGGAGATCGCCGCGGCGCTCGGGATTTCTCACAGCACCGTAAAAAACCAAATGGTGATCGCCATGCGTAAACTGCACGATGCATTAAAACCGTTTTTTTAACTACCTTTGTGGTACTCATGCAGAGCGAATTCGACATAGACGATCTCCTGTTCCGTTTCTTCCGGGGAGAGACCTCTCCGGAAGAGAATCGTTTCCTTCTGGCCTGGAAACGGGAAAACGAAGAAAACCGTATCCGGTTCGAGGCTCTGCGCGATCTGTGGATGGTCTCTGCGACCGCTTCCTGCGAAGGCTTCCCCGACCCGGCCGAAGAACTGTCCCGGCTAAGGAAAACGATTGCCCGCGAGGAAAATCCCCCCGCCACGTCGGGTTCACGCTCCGGCCGTACGGACCACCGGGGACCGCGGTCCGCAACACTCCGGAATATCGTGCTGAAAGGTGTAGCAGCGGCTGTCCTGTTCATCGCGGCGATGGGATGCGGAGCCCTGCTCTACCGCCAGGTCCTCCCTCCCCGTCAGGCCGCCATTCCCTCAGCCGAAATTCCGATTCCCGATACGATGCTTTTCACAGCCAGCCGGGGATCGCTGGCATCGGCTACGCTGCCCGACGGCACCGTCGTCCGCCTCAACGCAGGCAGTTCTCTCACCTATACGACCGACTACGGCCGCACGGAACGTCCCGTCACCCTGGTCGGAGAAGCGTTTTTCCAGGTATGCACCGATCCGGGGAAACCATTCGTCGTACACGCAGGGAATCTTTCCATCGTCGCCACAGGCACGACATTCAACGTAAAAGCGTATCCCGAGGAACGTTTCGTGACCACCACGTTGGAAACGGGTGCCGTGCATGTCCGGGGTCTCTCCCGCCGGAGCGATCCCTTCTCCATCGAACTGAAACCCCGGCAAACTTTCATGTATTACAACGAATGCGACACCGTCCTCCGCAGCGAAGTGTTCAATCCAGAGGAATCGGCGCTCGCCGAACAGGTACGGACGAGGGACATTCCGGCCGTCCGCATGTCGAACGTGAAAACCCAGCTCTATACCTCGTGGAAAGACCCGCGCTGGATCGTCGAACACGAAACGCTGGCCTCCCTGGCCGAGAAACTCGGGCGCCGCTACAACGTCTCGATCCGTTTCCGCCAACCGGAAGCCGGAGAGTACAGGTTTTCCGGGTCGTTCGAAAACGAGACCATCGAAGAGATCATGCAGCTGCTGCGCCATGCCACACCGATCCGCTATACGATCGACCGGGGAAAAATCACCGTATCGGTCGACTCCTCCCGACGCAAGGCTTTCGAAAACGCGGCGGGCTGACCCGACTTTCTCCTGAATTTAGACCGTAACGGCAAAAAAACGTCATATCCATAAAGTGCGCTCTATGCGAGCGTACGAACATGAACCTTTAAATGCTTTAAGAGATGAAAAAAACAGGTACCGCCTGCCTAGTCGCATGCCTTACGCTGATCCTGCACCTGCCGTCGCTTCCGCAGCCGTTCATGACCAACGTGGAGGGACGGAACGCCCGGCCGCTCGACGGACGCTGGGAAGCCATCGTAGACATGTTCTCCTGCGGAGAACAGATGGAAGTTTACAAAAACCAGACGGCCGAAGAGAAAGGCCGTTTCGTGGAATACTGTTTCGATGCCGGCATCCGGCTCGACGTGCCGGGCGACTGGAACTCCCAGCGCCCAGAACTGAAATATTACGAAAGTACCGTATGGTACAAACGGGATTTCGACTGCACGCCCTCGCCCGACAAACGACTGTTCCTCTATTTCGGAGCTTCTAACTACCGGACCGATGTCTACCTAAACGGGGAAAAACTCGGTTCGCACGAAGGAGGATTCACGCCGTTCCAGTTCGAAATCAGCGACAAGGTACGTCCCGGACGCAATTTCATCGTGGTCGGCGTAGATAACCGCCGCAGCTCTCTGACGATCCCGGCCCTCAAATACGACTGGTGGAACTACGGAGGCATCACCCGCAGCGTCTTTCTGATCGAAACCCCGCGCAAATTCATCGAAGATTATACGGTACGGCTCGACCGGAACATTCCCGACAGGCTGTACGCCCACGTCAAAATCCAGGGAGCCGCTCCGGACGAAAAGGTGAACCTTTCCATTCCGGAAGCGGGATTCTCCGCCACACTCCATACAGGGAAAAACGGAGAGGCGGAACTGTCCGCCCCTGTCCGCCTCACACTTTGGTCGCCCGAAAACCCGAAACTCTATACAGTGGAGATTCGCAGTCCCTACGACACGATCCGCGAACAGATCGGTTTCCGTACCGTCACCACAGAAGACGGTAAAATCCTGCTCAACGGGAAACAGATTTTCCTCAAAGGGATCAACTGCCACGACGAGATTCCCCAGCGGATGGGCCGGGCCTTCTCCGAAGCCGATGCCCGAATGCTGCTGGGCGAGGTGAAGGCACTTGGATGCAATTTCTTGCGTCTGACCCACTATCCCGCCAGCGAAGAGATGGTACGGATGGCCGAACGAATGGGAATCATGCTTTGGGAGGAGGTTCCTTTGTGGCAGAAGATCGCCTTTTCCGACCCGGGCACACTGCCCAAGGCCAACCGCATGGTCACGGAGATGATCGCCAGAGACAAAAACCGCTGTGCAGTCATCATGTGGAGCGTATCGAACGAGACAGCCCCCGGCCCCGACCGCAACCGAGTACTGGAAGAGATGATCCGCCACTGCCGCACGCTCGATCCCTCGCGCCTGATAACCACAGCTTTCTCACACACGACCGATACCCCCACCTCGCTTACCGTGGACGATCCGGTAGCCGGACTGGTCGATGTGATCGGCATCAACAAATATTACGGCTGGTATATCCCGTGGCGGTGCGAACCGAAGGACTTCGTCTGGAACGTCCGGTTCGCCAAACCGGTGATCTTCTCCGAATTCGGATCGGAAGCCCTTTACGGAAAACACGGCGATC contains:
- a CDS encoding glycoside hydrolase family 2 protein, with translation MKKTGTACLVACLTLILHLPSLPQPFMTNVEGRNARPLDGRWEAIVDMFSCGEQMEVYKNQTAEEKGRFVEYCFDAGIRLDVPGDWNSQRPELKYYESTVWYKRDFDCTPSPDKRLFLYFGASNYRTDVYLNGEKLGSHEGGFTPFQFEISDKVRPGRNFIVVGVDNRRSSLTIPALKYDWWNYGGITRSVFLIETPRKFIEDYTVRLDRNIPDRLYAHVKIQGAAPDEKVNLSIPEAGFSATLHTGKNGEAELSAPVRLTLWSPENPKLYTVEIRSPYDTIREQIGFRTVTTEDGKILLNGKQIFLKGINCHDEIPQRMGRAFSEADARMLLGEVKALGCNFLRLTHYPASEEMVRMAERMGIMLWEEVPLWQKIAFSDPGTLPKANRMVTEMIARDKNRCAVIMWSVSNETAPGPDRNRVLEEMIRHCRTLDPSRLITTAFSHTTDTPTSLTVDDPVAGLVDVIGINKYYGWYIPWRCEPKDFVWNVRFAKPVIFSEFGSEALYGKHGDPNDPTQWNEEYQAHNYRDNIAMLPNIPNLAGTTPWVLFDFRSPYRMNGKYQEEWNRKGLISDKGHRKMAWYVLKAYYDSIP
- a CDS encoding FecR family protein; the protein is MQSEFDIDDLLFRFFRGETSPEENRFLLAWKRENEENRIRFEALRDLWMVSATASCEGFPDPAEELSRLRKTIAREENPPATSGSRSGRTDHRGPRSATLRNIVLKGVAAAVLFIAAMGCGALLYRQVLPPRQAAIPSAEIPIPDTMLFTASRGSLASATLPDGTVVRLNAGSSLTYTTDYGRTERPVTLVGEAFFQVCTDPGKPFVVHAGNLSIVATGTTFNVKAYPEERFVTTTLETGAVHVRGLSRRSDPFSIELKPRQTFMYYNECDTVLRSEVFNPEESALAEQVRTRDIPAVRMSNVKTQLYTSWKDPRWIVEHETLASLAEKLGRRYNVSIRFRQPEAGEYRFSGSFENETIEEIMQLLRHATPIRYTIDRGKITVSVDSSRRKAFENAAG